The window CCGCTTGCCACTAGGCAGCTAGTGCTTTTTATAGATCTTCTACACACGTTTTTAGCGTATTATACACAGAGGTAACCTCTTCTGATCGACAAAAAGATTTTATCGATGGCTGTAAATCAAAAATTCTGATGTCTCAAAGTAGTGGCATCCAAATTTACGTCCGTCGGCCGTTGGCTGGGACATAGCACAGCTTGACTTGGGTACAACGCAGCTAAAAAAAAAACTTGACCTAGCAAAAAAAGTTAGGAACAAAAGATCGTGAACTTCAACGTCCTAATCATATGTACACGTAAAAACGTTACGCTACGCATGCGTTGATAATAGTCCAAGGGACACGCTAATCTGAAGATACATACCGACAGGTGTCGACCAACTTCTTCGCAATCCCTTTTTTTCTTGCTGATTCACACACCCATATTCGGCTAATTCCCAAACTAGCATTTTCGGGTATCGGCACCACCGATATAATTTCATCTTCTACATTCATCCGAGCACTCCAATCCTTCGGGCCGATACCCACACGACCGTTATTGGGAGCAGGCGCTGTCTTCTCGCTAAATGCATCGTCTGCTTTTAGACAAGGTGTTAGACGAAATCCCTCTTTAATCCTCTCTGCCCTTAGCACACCGACCACCTTGTGATGTTGAATGTACAAATACACTTTTTCACCATCTTTCAGGACGTGCTCAGGGCCAGATGACGAAAAGGACAAAAGGGTATCTACCAAACTCAGAATACTTGCCAGTCTACTCTTCTCGGTAAGAGTCAATTGGTGATCCATAACTAGAATGACTGATGTTCGGTCGTCAGATTCGTACAATACCTGGTGGGGGCGCCACGTAGAGAAGTTGAATATGGGCTCATGAAAGTCTCGGTGGTATTTTGCGTGCAATTTTTCGTCTGAGGCACTTCCTTTGCAGTAAAGCATACGGCATTGCGGACACTGGCAAATTTCGCATAGATACATGCATTTGCAAAGTGTAAGTATACCTTTCTTGATTGCTGCACATAACACAAAAGGCATACCTCATATTCTTGCGTCTGACCAAGAGATAAAGTCAATTGCTGATAACGCTTATTCTAGAACAGTACAAAAAAACAACAGGTTAAATACCTTCTCGTAGCACCCTGGAGATCATGTATGCAAACAGCTGCTTGGTCGTGAGACCTAGAATAGAGCCGTTAGGTGCCACAATAATCACTGAAAGGTTATATCAACGAACTTTGGAAAATCCCTTCTGAcgaggaacggccgatttccttttggATAGATTGGAAGACCTGGGCAAACAGCGAGAAGCAATCGAGAGAATAGGAGATGGTTGCATTTCGCAACTATTTCGAATCAAATCGGGTGACTCATGCTTACCGACAAGCCTCTCCAAATACGGATTGGCTTTTCTCAGACCAGcagatttgaaatattttgtaatactaTGCTCACTCATAGACAGAGAGCACACGTCAAGGATAAAAAATAAACCCTGAAGGGTGAATCGTAATAGTGACGGGCTACAAAAAATGGTCTCTTTTTACGAGAAAAAAAGAGATTGAAAGCcagtaaaaattttttttactgagcTTTGCATGTGGTATAATTCCTATCTCTCAAAAGACAAGATCCACATTGTTAACGCAGTTACTTTTCTATATCACAAATCATACATTCAAAGACATCATTCACTTTTGAGATTTATGCCATTAACCGCCAGCCGATCGGCTATTTCATTCCCTTGAATGCCGGTATGGCCCTTTACATAGGTGAAGGTAGTCATGTTCTTTCTATTTGAAACACCTCGGTCAAGTCGTTTGAACAGTTCAATGTTATCGACAGGGACATTCCAATTTTTGCGTTTCCAGTTTTTGATCCAACTATTCATGCCGTTAACCACATACATAGAATCTGTCCGAATATCCAGAGGCTGGTCACTGGGTGCCTCTTCTACTGCGCGAATAGCCGCCTATATCAAAAAAGttaatacaaaaaatataaaagtgcGTACAAGCGCATTTTCAACGTACATAAAGTTCGGCCTGCTGGTTAGTTTGCTTAAAAGACGCCGGTAGTCCTTCGGAAATGGTCTTGTAGCCATTCGGAAAATAAACCCCTATTCCGGCACGAGATCCCCTTCGGCCATTCATTGTGCAGGCGCCATCTGTGTATGCCACAAGGCAATTCGAAGAATCTGCATAGTTGTCAAATTTTCGCGAGATGTCAaaaaaattttccctaaaaattttGACAGAACTCCAGTTCGTTTTTCGCCAAATTTGAAAAACCGATACACATACCAGTCGGCCGAAAGACGGATCGTGTGTATCTGTTTGACAAAGAATCCTTCTCACTATACCACGAATAGGCTTCAGACTTCGACTTAAAAGATTTGTAGACAGCACCTGAATAGCCGTTCACTTGAGAAGAACACTCTTCCCTGTGTCCAGTGTGAGTGAGGCAAAAaaagtcagatacatcatatggtaAGAAAGGCACAAACTACATACCAAGAACGATAAATACCTGGATTCCTCCCCACTTTAACTACATAAAACTTGCCGCCACTACAAGCGGTAGACATTATAGCTATAGCCTTAAAAATAAGCTGTTGGATCATAAATGGccccaaataaataaaataaatcaaaaaataaaattcaaatttataaTTCTGGTCTTATAATATGCAAACCTATCATAGTGTTCTCAATTAAGTAGTATTGGGTTTTGTTTTAATTTCACTCGAATGCCAGATTATGAATCTTTACCCCACCATTAGGTCAGAATTTCCTTCAAATTATGGCTAAAAATAATGAAGGGTCCACCTGAGTACTACTATATGAACACCTCGAATTCCCACCTATGCAAAAATTCAGCCTCATTTCCAAAAACAATTACCACCTCACGCCAATGTTGTAAAACTTGTTAATTTTTACGAACGCATCTGAATTTAAAGCCATTTGATCAGCTCCTAGGACAGTACGTCAGTGCACATCTATAATACACAAAGAATTTATCTTTGATTTTTTTGTACCTGGTTAGCCT of the Schistocerca gregaria isolate iqSchGreg1 unplaced genomic scaffold, iqSchGreg1.2 ptg000673l, whole genome shotgun sequence genome contains:
- the LOC126318606 gene encoding ribonuclease H-like isoform X2, with protein sequence MSTACSGGKFYVVKVGRNPGIYRSWEECSSQVNGYSGAVYKSFKSKSEAYSWYSEKDSLSNRYTRSVFRPTDSSNCLVAYTDGACTMNGRRGSRAGIGVYFPNGYKTISEGLPASFKQTNQQAELYAAIRAVEEAPSDQPLDIRTDSMYVVNGMNSWIKNWKRKNWNVPVDNIELFKRLDRGVSNRKNMTTFTYVKGHTGIQGNEIADRLAVNGINLKSE
- the LOC126318610 gene encoding uncharacterized protein LOC126318610 produces the protein MSEHSITKYFKSAGLRKANPYLERLVGKHESPDLIRNSCEMQPSPILSIASRCLPRSSNLSKRKSAVPRQKGFSKNKRYQQLTLSLGQTQEYECPQCRMLYCKGSASDEKLHAKYHRDFHEPIFNFSTWRPHQVLYESDDRTSVILVMDHQLTLTEKSRLASILSLVDTLLSFSSSGPEHVLKDGEKVYLYIQHHKVVGVLRAERIKEGFRLTPCLKADDAFSEKTAPAPNNGRVGIGPKDWSARMNVEDEIISVVPIPENASLGISRIWVCESARKKGIAKKLVDTCRSSFFFSCVVPKSSCAMSQPTADGRKFGCHYFETSEFLIYSHR
- the LOC126318606 gene encoding ribonuclease H-like isoform X1, with the translated sequence MIQQLIFKAIAIMSTACSGGKFYVVKVGRNPGIYRSWEECSSQVNGYSGAVYKSFKSKSEAYSWYSEKDSLSNRYTRSVFRPTDSSNCLVAYTDGACTMNGRRGSRAGIGVYFPNGYKTISEGLPASFKQTNQQAELYAAIRAVEEAPSDQPLDIRTDSMYVVNGMNSWIKNWKRKNWNVPVDNIELFKRLDRGVSNRKNMTTFTYVKGHTGIQGNEIADRLAVNGINLKSE